The following proteins come from a genomic window of Microcoleus sp. AS-A8:
- a CDS encoding peptidoglycan-binding protein has translation MGTQSDEKPMGDIEILVEQSLKYKEIIQEYWTLASQRTLTQQQGERIEEILQQAQYDPWFDFLIDEADHILAHGLGLIKEQAIQHQLHDLKKSIDRFWCEQVLQEIQRQNRSKEIQKYLQDKGLYDGLIDGYIGPLTQTAIELLKQEFHVNGERTDCFDIQTRSVC, from the coding sequence ATGGGAACGCAAAGTGATGAAAAACCTATGGGCGATATCGAAATCCTAGTTGAGCAATCTCTGAAATACAAAGAGATCATCCAAGAATACTGGACGTTGGCGTCACAGCGAACGCTGACCCAACAGCAAGGAGAGCGCATTGAGGAAATACTACAGCAAGCACAGTATGACCCCTGGTTTGATTTTTTGATTGATGAAGCCGACCATATTTTGGCACATGGATTAGGTTTAATTAAGGAACAAGCTATCCAGCATCAACTTCATGATTTGAAAAAATCTATAGACCGCTTTTGGTGCGAACAAGTCCTTCAGGAGATACAAAGACAAAATCGTTCTAAAGAAATTCAAAAGTACTTGCAAGACAAAGGGCTGTACGATGGCCTCATCGATGGTTACATCGGCCCCCTCACTCAGACAGCAATAGAACTGCTCAAGCAAGAGTTTCATGTCAATGGCGAGAGAACGGATTGCTTTGATATCCAAACACGGTCAGTTTGCTAA